The Mercurialis annua linkage group LG8, ddMerAnnu1.2, whole genome shotgun sequence genome window below encodes:
- the LOC130014959 gene encoding uncharacterized protein LOC130014959 → MNIDGKSKDNIKARMDLEAMGIRKELHLQQKGNKFLMPLACYTLPKPERRKFCEWLQSIQLPDGYASNLSRCVSVQDCKVMRMKSHDYHIFLQQLLPASICGSLRSEVYTALSELSSFFKELCSKTLKRSTVKKLQSDIILIICKLEMIYPPSFFVAMMHLAIHLPREVELGGPVHYRWMYYIERPLGAKEYKTLSHSDFEKLQWYVLNNCEDVDEYLKIHIEELQKESVIDVQKRHQTGFASWFKECVGRLRATGLVAATDHIYALGLGPDIRIARYSGIIVNGVRFHTVERDNFCRTQNNGVSVTGEHKSKEIEFYGVLTDIIDLQYVNGNHVILFKCDWWDVGDKNGIKTDGNLVSVNVSRKWYTGDSFVLSSQVQQVFYVSDMKNGGHWKIVQKSFHRNIFDVPEKEKVCTEDSILNDEPYQQYETDNSHEVDQNGGENLELLHPIDVLPDEVDVGQMFQGKNSNPIYSSDEEDDTTINYDDADTDVLEDSNDSDNEDEDDD, encoded by the exons atgaatattgatggaaaatctAAGGATAACATTAAGGCTCGAATGGATTTAGAAGCAATGGGTATAAGAAAAGAGTTACATTTACAGCAAAAGGGAAATAAATTTCTTATGCCACTTGCTTGTTATACATTACCAAAGCCTGAAAGGAGAAAGTTTTGCGAATGGTTGCAGTCAATCCAGTTGCCAGACGGATATGCTTCCAATCTTTCTCGATGTGTAAGTGTTCAGGACTGCAAAGTTATGAGGATGAAAAGCCATGATTATCATATATTCTTGCAACAATTACTTCCAGCATCAATTTGTGGGTCTTTGCGTAGTGAGGTTTACACTGCATTATCAGAGTTGAGTTCTTTCTTTAAGGAGCTTTGTTCGAAGACTTTAAAAAGATCTACAGTTAAAAAGTTGCAGAGCGatatcattttgataatatgtaaacTTGAGATGATATATCCTCCATCTTTTTTCGTGGCAATGATGCATTTGGCAATTCATCTGCCACGTGAAGTAGAATTAGGAGGCCCTGTTCACTATAGGTGGATGTACTATATTGAGAG ACCTTTAGGAGCTAAAGAATATAAAACGTTATCCCattctgattttgaaaaattgcagTGGTATGTGCTTAACAATTGTGAGGATGTTGATGAATACCTTaa GATTCACATTGAAGAATTACAAAAGGAAAGTGTTATAGATGTGCAAAAAAGACACCAGACAGGATTTGCCAGTTGGTTCAAGGAGTGT gTTGGACGCTTACGTGCTACTGGTTTGGTTGCAGCAACAGATCATATATATGCGTTGGGATTAGGTCCTGATATACGAATTGCTAGGTACAGTGGGATAATTGTCAATGGAGTTAGGTTTCACACAGTTGAGCGTGATAATTTTTGTCGGACTCAAAATAATGGAGTTTCAGTTACGGGAGAGCATAAGTCGAAAGAAATCGAGTTTTATGGTGTGCTAACAGATATCATTGACCTCCAATATGTTAATGGGAATCATGTTATCTTGTTTAAATGTGATTGGTGGGATGTTGgcgataaaaatggaattaaaacagatggcaacttagtttctgttaatgtgagccgtaaatggtatacaggtgattctttcgtgttgagttctcaagtacagcaggttttttatgtcagcgatatgaaaaatggaggtcattggaaaattgtgcaaaaatcatttcacaggaatatatttgatgtgccagaaaaggaaaaagtgtgCACTGAAGATTCAATATTGAATGATGAGCCCTATCAGCAATACGAGACAGATAATAGTCATGAAGTCGATCAAAATGGTGGTGAAAATTTGGAACTCTTGCATCCTATAGATGtattaccggatgaagttgatgTTGGTCAAATGTTTCAAGGTAAAAACTCAAACCCGATTTATTCTAGCGATGAGGAGGATGATACTACGATCAATTATGATGATGCCGACACTGATGTACTAGAAGACTCAAATGACAGTGACAATGAAGACGAAGACGATGATTAG